Below is a genomic region from Thalassophryne amazonica chromosome 3, fThaAma1.1, whole genome shotgun sequence.
ACTGACACTGAAATCCTCTGTAGATCTACATTTTTCTGCACAGCAAACTGATCAGGAGTTGATAAGGGAATAAATAAAGAATTGGATTTATAATACGAATCAGTATATAAAATCACATCATTTCCAActacactgtggtggtgtacagaagcaaaattatgacttttgtcaccattcaaACACTTAAGGATCCAGCTCTAGATCCAAAACACAAGACAAAAATCACAAACCACCCAGTTAACATTTTAAAAGAGGATCACAATTACTGTCATGCTTTTCTGTGCAAGGTCTGAATTGTAACATTTCTCCTCAGGACTGGGTTAAATGTCACTGTGCTACTTCTACCCCACAGTGAAAATCAGAAAAAGTCTCAAGTTTGAGGGGAGTTGTTTCAGCACAATTGTGATCCGTTTTCATTAGACATCCATCACGGAACCATTTAGGGTTCACATACCAGTGAACTGCAgtgtactttttcaaagtaaagtGATCATCAGAGTCAGAAATTGAGCCACCCCCCCCAATCACCCCCGAGACTCTGAAGGGACACGGCTTAACAACAGCAGATTGCTTTTTATAGCAGAAGTGGTTTGGGAAGCATGTTGTCTTGATAAGAGCGGTCGGACTCGGATATGAAAACCTTCCTGGCGTCATCTGTGCACGGTGCTGGTAGGTTGGATTTTCACCTGCATGACTACTAGGGCTGACATGCTATACGTTTGAAATTTTGGGATAAAAACAGGGATATAAGCCTTAAGAGGAAAACAAGTGTCATGGTTCCAACTTCCAGAGCTGTACAAGCAGCTATGTCAAGGGTTTGGACGATGCATTTCAAGATAAGAAAATCCAGTGACACACTTGACGTTGGATTTTACTGTTCATTTATCTTATGTTTTGTCGGTTGTGGTCTCACTCTGACTGAACCCTGTGTTTGCCTCATGCACAGGCAGGATTTCAATATGTGTGTTTGCGTTGGATTTAGGAAATGTTAAACAGGGAGCAGACATGATAAGGAAAGAACAACGCCTACCACGGAGAACAGGAAACATGAGCTCACGAGATTATTTACTCATTCTTTTGAGCTGTGACGAAGATCTTAAGCCCCAAAAATAAAGCCTGTCTTCATTAAAAAAGTACAACAGAAGTTTTTAATTTCCTTTTGTCAATAACGAACACCCAGCTCTTTCCATAGAAAAATGTATTGATAGATGAAAAACACTAAAGACAGTCCACAAAATTAAGTTAATACTCCGACTGTAGTCCCTGTGGACGATCAATCATCCAATCAATTGTCATTGAAAAGCCAAATGGTCCAAACTGGTAACATAGTAAAAAACATTTGAGTTTTAAACATACATTTTTACCTCCTGTCTTTTTCAGTCAGAATgatattacaaataaaaataaataaattaaataattaaaaataaataaagtccaTGCCCCCCACCTTCTCACTGCAGACCTTCTTCCCTCAGCACACCTCCCCccagacatcacagcagcagcTCCATCCTCCATCTCCCTcacctcaacacaacctcctcgATACATTTATGTGGACGAGGTCACAGAACAGCTGTGGAagcttcatcccaggaaagcGTCAGGCCCAGACAAGATGTGCCCCTATACTACTGAAGCCCTGCACAACTGAACTGGGAGAACCGCTACAACGTATCTTCATCCTTAGCCTGCAGCTAGGGAGAGCGCCCACCCTCTGGAAGACATCATGCATTGCTCCAGTCCCAAAGAAAAACCGGCCCAGTGAGCTGAATGACTTctgaccagtggcactcacttcacacctgatgaagaTGTTGGAGcggctcttcctggacttcctcAAACTCCAGGTGCAACACgcccaggactgtctgcagtttgcatattgGGCAGCTGTTGGTGTGGAAGATGCCATCCTCTACCTACTACACCGAGTCCACTTGCACCTGGAAACAACACAGTGAAGTCTCTCTTCCCGGACTTCTCCaatgccttcaacaccatccagccccttgtacttcaggacaaactgaacaagatgcgagtggacccctgcctggtcacttggatctctagctacctcaccgacaggcacctcagggcacggtgctggcccctcttctctacaccctgtacacctctgacttctgctacaactctcCAGAAGTTCGTAGATGatacagccattgttggatgcatcagggatgacagacagGAGGACTACAGGAGCCTattgaaggactttgctgcctggtacCACAcgaaccatctacagctcaacacctcgaagACTAAGGAGcttgtcattgactttgggaagtcggCTGCTTTTGAAGTATGATCAAGGTACAGATTTGAAAGTGTCACTCTGCAGTCATGTCCTACTGGTTTCTATGCATCCCTAGTCATAATCTACACCTAAATGAGTCATCCTGCCTTCTCTACAAATGGGCATTTTAGAAAACACATTTTGTAGAAATATGGCTCAGGCCTGCCCCATAAAATCTTAGATAAAACTTAGATAAAATAAATCTTAGATAAAACTTTGTTCTTTTCAAAAATATTTAGCTTGAAGTTGCTGGATAGTTCTGTGTTAAAGGcatttgatgttttattttcAAAGACCTTTGAACACTCCAAGTATCTTCAGTTCTTTTGAATCGATGGGAGTCCCAGACATTTTCTAGGCTTTGCTCATATATTCCTGTCACTCTGAACAGCTTGTTTCTTCTTTACATTTGACTTACCTTGAGGTCACAGCAATAATTTAGtcaaaaataaaatgacagaAATGTAAGTTGTCATTCTTTTAGAGCAAAATAAAATGGGAAACTACATTAGCAGCCAGCATTAGAGAATACAAAAACAGTGTGTAATCAAAGCTGAACCAACACAGTGGCAGTGCTGCTAACTTCACAAAGGCCCTTAGAGCATTTTTGGATTGAAAAAAAATGTGCCTTTATTTTAGTTAACCTTTGGGATTGATGTCATAGAACACACCTAGTCTTTCCATGGACATGCTTTCCCTTTCATGCATATCTTTCTCCTTATGCCACAGCTACAAAAGGGTGGTGACCCCACGACGAGCTGGCATGGCTGTATTAGTATGTTGGCTGGTGTCCATCATAGTAGGCCTCACACCCATGTTGGGCTGGAATAACCTGCAGCATCTCCATGACAATGGTTCTTTGCCAACGGATGGCCTCTTGGTGACTTGCAAGTTTGAGACGGTCATCAGCATGAACTACATGGTCTACTTCAACTTCTTCGGCTGGGTGCTGCCTCCTCTGCTCTTCATGCTGGTCATCTACGCTGAGATTTTCTACATGATCCGCAAGCAGCTCAACAAGAAGGTGATGCTTTATTATCTATGGTAGAACgcagttggggttttttttttcaaaatgcaaCATTGTTTTGGTTGGATTAGAACTGAAGTGTTTTGGCTTAAGTAACAATATTGGGATAGTTCCTGTCTTAGCTGCTAAGTCTGCAATTCATATGCTGCTGATTTTCTTCTTTATGTTTCTGTAGGTGACAGCGAGCCACACAGACCCCAGACGTTACTTCGGTAAAGAACTCAAGTTAGCCAAGTCGCTTGCTCTCGTCCTCTTCCTCTTTGCAATCAGCTGGCTTCCTcttcacattctcaactgcatCACCCTTTTTTGCCCGGCCTGCGACAAACCAATGTACATCATGTACATTGCCATCCTGCTCAGTCATGGCAACTCAGCAGTCAACCCCATTGTTTATGCCTTTCGCATGAAGAAATTTCGCAGAGCATTCCGTAAAATTTGGAAACAGTATGTGCTTTGTCAGGATCAAGTTGCCCATCTTCCTcaaagagggagccagagtggaCGAAATCATACCAGAAGACTGAGGcagaatgatgatgatgacgatgacgtGTGATCTTTAGTGAGTAACTGGATTGTGCAATTGTTGACTTTCAGCCCAGTCCCAGTGTTACAAGGGAATGACTTATCATACTTGAAGAATCACTGGTCAAAGCAGTCCTAATGTTTCCGTAGAATGTCAGAGAGACTAAACAGTTGAGGCTTCACCATCTCAGATAAACCTGTCCGTCCTGCATTTTACGCTCCAAGATAACAGAAGGACAAATAAGCACCAAGACAAATTGAGCATCATAAATCACATTCGTTTTGGATTCATCATTCAtttatcttctactgcttagtccaattaagggtcgcggggggctggagcctatcccagcagtcataggacgcgaggtggggtacacccaggacaggatgccagtctgtcacagggtcacaatagacaaacaaacacagacacacccacacacacctacggacaattttaaagattccaatccacctaacccacacgtctttggatgtgggaggaaaccggagcacccggaggaaacccacgcaaacacggggagaacatacaaactccacacagaaacggcCATGGGAATTTAACCCAcgatcttctcgctgtgaggcaagtgccaaccactaagccaccgttctGCCCCTCATTTTGGATTGTTAGTTTATATTATGATGTCATATGGGATAAGGGGCTACTCATCACACAACACCAACCTGTTGAACTTGAAGTGTATGTTcggaatatatatacacacacacacacacacggggtacTCTCTGTGCAATAGTTGTATCAATTTGCTCTGAATTAATCCTCTTGAAGGACCTCAAACATCTAATTATGTGAACAGCATTACTCTGGGGTTTCATATTTAATTTCAGAAAAGACGGAGGCATAATGTGATGAGAAGGATCAGAACACATGATGTACGCTATAGATGGACCTGGACATGATGGATGCTGGGTACTGTGATCCTGTGGTGTTACAACACCAATGTATTTGTCATGGTGAAGCAGTAAGAGTTGTAGTATCTTGTGATATGCAATGAATGACGTGCTGTAAAATTTATATAGGCTAGAAAATGACCGAAATGGCAAATGTGATTAATTTATTTGCCGCTGCTCCTTCGGGACATGTGGGCAGGGACAACTCCAACAATCACATCTACTGTATATAAGTTACTGTGAATCTGAAGAATATCAGAGCTTTTGTGTACAAtaatttctgttttatttaaagTTGTATCCATATACGAGTGTTTTAACAGCAACTGTTTGAAAATTTTCTACCTGACATTTTGTAAAGAAATGTTGTAGATATGCAAATGTAGCATCATAACAGATTTGGGATTGTAACAGCGACTGCTGATATGTTGCCCTTTAACTAAGCAGTGTTTATGAGAGAGGGGCATTCAGAACATGTACTGTATGTAACTGATGTGTGAATACATAACAGGAATTAATATATAATACTCAGCAACACGTCGTCtaacagctgttgattaaatgagATGTTTTTCGAAGGTGACTGGGCAATCTAACTTCTGAGCATCACATTACTTTTCTGTGCCAGCTACAGATCCAGACAGAATATTAAGCACAGACAGCACATATGGCGAGGATTACTGTTCTGTTTGTGCATTAGCAGGTGAAAACATCCTCATCCACCAGACTGAGGCTCCACTTAAGATTTCCCCTTGAACAACATTAGGTTGTTTGTGAGCTCACATCCATCTCCCGAATCTAAGATTTTGTATGAATAAGTGAGGAGAAGATGAAGCTGTGAGACACCGGGGGTAAGGCAGGATGTGGCGTGGGAATTGTTCTGTTCAAGGTGAAACTGGAGGGTGGAAAGTGTGAGGAAGGAGGAGGTACTCAGCAGAATTCACATCTGTTTGAAGGTCATTTGATGCCCTTCCCATCAGCTCCACAGGCCTGTAGATATGGTATATGCGTGGTCTTAAAGGACCACACTGCTCAATTTGGTGTTAGAATCCAATGTAGTATATAACTGTTACACTTGTTACCTTACAGAAAACCATTTCTTAACACAcatcatttaaaataaaattttaaaaagtgacagaaatgtttttttcctgcATTTTTTTTGTGTCACTGGTTTCAGTTCACACTGGAAAAAAAGAAGCATGACTTAAATATGTACATCGGTTGCATGTGACCAGTAAGTAAGacgcttcggctgctcccttgtttccacgcagggtcaccacagcagatccaaggtggacctgcatgttgatttggcacaatttttacgctggatgcccttcctgactcaacgtcacattatggagaaatgtggcaggagtggggtttgaatcgggaaccttccgcactgaaaccaagcgcacgaaccacttggccaccacccccttgtACCTGACCAGAATCTGTCCATacaaatttttttatgtttttaaaataGAAACGTAGGATCATTGTTATTTGGACCCACACTGTCCAAACAGCATATTTTTCTTACATTTCTCAATAAGAAACATAAGATTATTTGGGCACAGTCTGGTCCTGTGCAactgatgtacatatttaaatcacaTAAATCCCACACTTTTTCCAGATTAATCCTCTGACACGAGGTGGTCTGTCAATGGATGTGTGTTTACATGCACAGTGTGGATGCTCTAATGTGATCGCAGGCGTTGCATCACCGTCAGTGCGTCCCAGAGCCATATGAGTTACCGCACGCCCCTGAGATGCTCAGACCCGCCCACCTGATTGTTTTCATTTCTATATATCCCTATTTTTTGTGTCActataatcagaatcagaattctgATGATGATCAACCCAGTCAATCCAGTGATTTCATGATTTAATTTGGAAACAGTGCATATACAAGTTTTCTGTGTCAAAACAAGGGCctgaaaatataaaaataattttggGAGGGTACTGTGTTGAATCTGGACACTTGCACTATGAAGGTGATTGACTTTGTCGGGACACAATAGGGGACAAATATGAACTGAAAGAAAAATAATCAAATCTATCtcattcaaagaaaaaaaaacctctaaTCTCATTCAGGAAAGCAAAATGTTTATACCGCCATGAaggctcaaagtgctttaaaattttaaaagaatTAATGTGATGCACAAGATGCAGAGGTTTttaatgggggtggggggggggttgtggaaTGGGGGACAACTGAATTTCATTAAAGACATATaagtaaaatataaaatattgacTGTTAAGCCTGCGTTGGTTGGTTTGGTGGCTCCCACCTGGGGCCCTGACAGCTGAAGGCTTGTAAAACACTACTTTTACCAGTCTTTGCAATATTCCAGATATGTATTGAAAATTCAGAAGTAAAAATTGTATGTGTAGCTTCCAGTCGAAATCAGTTAGCCCGGACTGATGGTTTAagggttttattgattttttgccgTTCTCAAACCAACGTAAGAGCTATGAAAAAGgggcaaagaaataaaacaatacattagAACACAGACTACTTATGGGTTTTAACTTAATATTCTACTCTTTACTAAAGACATAACATGCTTATTTACAACATATTCCTCGATAAATTTACCGTACCTTGTAGCCACTTTCGACTGAAACTAAActttctctccccgtttgagctccATCACGTTTCTCCTTGCGTTTGCTCACCCTCGTTTTTTACTTTGTCAAGTTACCTTCTGACACTGTCCTTTTCGATACACTTCCGGGTTGAaaggaagtacaaaaataaaagcacaataaaacatctAATGGAAATAAATTTTACCCTTGGGTCATCACACTCCCACCAAATAATTTGGTGTTTTAACACACTTTAACTTAACACACAAATTATTTCCTTACATGAAATGACCCTTTTACAGAAAATTATGAACTTATAAACCTTCCTGCGTTTTATATTGAACTTTATCTCTAACAAGCTTCTAATAGCAGAATCAACTTGTGAACTGGGCGTTCTACCACAGATACCTTACTCACGCGTTCACCTCTTTTGCTCAGATTTTATCTCCAAGCAATACCTTCACCCGTCTTACGAgcccatctttgtctgttacaGTTTCTGAGACTTTTCTGAGCCTCCACCTAGATCGTGGTTGTGTTTCGTCCATGTCCATTATTATATCACCTACTTGAATGTTTCTCTTAGGCTTGTGCCATCGTTGTCTGACCATGATGTTGTGGAGGTACTCCTTCCTCCAACAGCTCCAGAACTGCTCTGCCAGATACTGCACTTGGCGCCATCTCTTTTGTCCATACAGGTTCTCCCGAACAAACCTTCCAGGGGGGGTAAAGCGATGGTAGCCTTCATGGTGATGAGGTGATTAGGAGTCAGTGGTTCTAAACTGTTCGGATCGTTGAGGTTGTCTGTTTTGAGTGGGCGGCTGTTTACGATCGCTGCTGCCTCGTACAAAAAGGTCCTTAAGGAAGTGTCATTGAGTCGACTAGGCGAGAGGCTGAGTGTATAGTTCAGAATATTTCTCACAGTCCTTATCTGTCGCTCCCACACTCCACCAGCATGGCTTGCATGAGGTGCATTGAAGACAAAATCGCATTGCTTTTCTGTGAGGAAAGTTACTAGTCTCTCAGCATCACCTTCCTGTAGAGCTGCATTCAATTCATTTTTGGTGCCTACAAAATTGGTACCGTGGTCACATTTAATCTGTTTGACCGAGCCCCGTAATGCGATAAAGCATCGCAGTCCATTGATAAATGCATCAGTTGTAAGATCATCCAACATCTCAACATGAATGGCACGAGAATAGAAACATGTGAAGAGGAGACCATATCTTTTGTGTTCTTTCCATCCTTGTTTTATCAGAAATGGACCAAAAACATCCATGCCGCAGTAGGTAAAGGTAATTCTTTCCACTGGGAGATTACTCATTttctgacattccacaggtctccTAAGTCTACGACAAAACACACACTGGCGAACATAGGATGCAACTGCTTGACCCAGTCTGGGAATCCAGTAGCCATTGGATCGGATTTCATTCATTGTCATACCTTTGCCTTGATGATTAACCCTTTCATGGCAATGTGCAATTATCAGTTTTGCGACATGATGTTCTCGAGGAATGACAGTTGGGTGTTTGAAAAAGCTTGAAAGGGATGAGTGGTGCAGTCATTCTCCCACCTTGAGCACAGCATCTCTGTCCAAAAACATGTCAAGAGGGTGCAGTTTGTTGTTACTCGGTAATGGTCTACCTTTGCTTAGTAACTTTATTTCTTCCCGATATGCTTGTCTTTGGAGAGCTTTGATGATTACAAGCTCTGCCTTTTGTCGTTCACTTACAGTAGAGTGTGCCTTTGATTTATCCTTCAGCAGACGGCGTCTGAGATGTGCTACAGCACTGATGGCATGAGACCAGGATGAAAACTTTACCAGTCGATCAGCAAGACTCACATGTtcggttgtttgtgtgtgtaatattTGCACCTTCCTCACTTCTGGATCTCCGATTGGAAATTCAATACTCTCCTTTGTGGGGTGGTGTATTTCCCTTTCCCACAGGAATTTATGACCTGTGAACCAGTCAGATGACAGTAGTTCATCCATTGTTGTTCCCCTGGATGCCTtgtctgcagagttttcacaggtgGGAACATAAAACCACTGTTGTGGGATTGTACTATTGCGAATCTTCTGTACTCTATTCGCGACAAAGGTGTGGAAGCGTCTTGTTTCGTTATTTATGTATCCTAGGATGACCTTTGAATCTGTCCAAAAGAACTCTTCCACATTGTCATACAGTAGTTCTTCTCTGAGCAGGCTACTCACTGTGACTGAGACTGCTGCTGCAGTGAGTTCCAACCTTGGGATGGTGGTGACCTTTGTGGGAGAGACACGAGCCTTTCCCATGACAAAAGCACAGTGAACATCTCTGTCACTGTTTATCAGTCTTAGATATGAACATTGTCCGTATCCAGTGGTGCTTGCATCTGAGAAATGATGCAGTTCCCTTTTCACCACTTCTCCAAAGCCATCAGGCACATAACATCTAGCTATCTGCAATTTCTCTAGTTTGATGAGATCTT
It encodes:
- the LOC117507165 gene encoding adenosine receptor A1-like, which codes for MSAGPPTPQELYSYIGMEVVIAVSSVVGNMMVVWAVRINRSLRDTTFCFIVSLALADITVGALVIPLAITISIGLQTHFYSCLLIACTVLVLTQSSILALLAIAIDRYLRVKIPMSYKRVVTPRRAGMAVLVCWLVSIIVGLTPMLGWNNLQHLHDNGSLPTDGLLVTCKFETVISMNYMVYFNFFGWVLPPLLFMLVIYAEIFYMIRKQLNKKVTASHTDPRRYFGKELKLAKSLALVLFLFAISWLPLHILNCITLFCPACDKPMYIMYIAILLSHGNSAVNPIVYAFRMKKFRRAFRKIWKQYVLCQDQVAHLPQRGSQSGRNHTRRLRQNDDDDDDV